A single region of the Streptomyces sp. NBC_00425 genome encodes:
- the scpA gene encoding methylmalonyl-CoA mutase, which yields MAIPDFSGIELGTPAADAGADEWRTAVKRAAGGDDLLWETPEGINVKPLYTGQDLEGLDFLGTYPGVAPYLRGPYPTMYVNQPWTIRQYAGFSTAEESNAFYRRNLAAGQKGLSVAFDLPTHRGYDSDHPRVTGDVGMAGVAIDSILDMRQLFDGIPLDKMTVSMTMNGAVLPVLALYIVAAEEQGVPPEKLAGTIQNDILKEFMVRNTYIYPPKPSMRIISDIFAYTSQRMPRYNSISISGYHIQEAGATADLELAYTLADGVEYIRAGREAGLDVDAFAPRLSFFWAIGMNFFMEVAKLRAARLLWAKLVKQFDPQNSKSLSLRTHSQTSGWSLTAQDVFNNVTRTCVEAMAATQGHTQSLHTNALDEALALPTDFSARIARNTQLLIQQESGTTRVIDPWGGSAYVERLTYDLARRAWQHIEEVEAAGGMARAIDAGIPKLRIEEAAARTQARIDSGRQPVIGVNKYRVDSDEQIDVLKVDNSSVRTQQIEKLRRLREERDDVACRAALDALTRAAGGEGNLLELAVHAARAKATVGEISDALEKVYGRHASQIRTISGVYRNEAGESPSVDRTRGLVSAFEEAEGRRPRILVAKMGQDGHDRGQKVIATAFADLGFDVDVGPLFQTPGEVARQAVEADVHIVGVSSLAAGHLTLVPALREQLAEEGREDIMIVVGGVIPPQDVPTLLEMGAAAVFPPGTVIPDAAYDLVKRLSDDLGHGL from the coding sequence ATGGCAATCCCCGACTTCTCCGGGATCGAACTGGGGACCCCGGCCGCCGACGCCGGCGCCGACGAGTGGCGCACGGCCGTGAAGAGGGCGGCGGGCGGGGACGACCTGCTGTGGGAGACCCCCGAGGGCATCAACGTCAAGCCGCTGTACACCGGACAGGACCTGGAGGGCCTGGACTTCCTGGGCACCTACCCGGGCGTCGCGCCGTACCTGCGCGGACCGTACCCGACGATGTACGTCAACCAGCCGTGGACGATCCGTCAGTACGCCGGCTTCTCCACCGCGGAGGAGTCCAACGCCTTCTACCGCCGCAACCTCGCGGCCGGCCAGAAGGGGCTGTCGGTCGCCTTCGACCTGCCGACGCACCGCGGGTACGACAGCGACCACCCGCGGGTGACGGGCGACGTCGGCATGGCCGGTGTGGCGATCGACTCGATTCTCGACATGCGGCAGCTGTTCGACGGCATCCCGCTGGACAAGATGACCGTGTCGATGACGATGAACGGCGCGGTGCTGCCCGTGCTCGCGCTGTACATCGTGGCGGCGGAGGAACAGGGCGTGCCGCCCGAGAAACTGGCCGGGACCATCCAGAACGACATCCTCAAGGAGTTCATGGTCCGCAACACCTACATCTATCCGCCGAAGCCGTCGATGCGGATCATCTCCGACATCTTCGCCTACACCTCGCAGCGGATGCCCCGCTACAACTCCATCTCCATCTCCGGCTACCACATCCAGGAAGCGGGCGCGACGGCCGACCTGGAGCTGGCGTACACGCTCGCGGACGGCGTGGAGTACATCCGGGCGGGCCGTGAAGCGGGCCTGGACGTCGACGCGTTCGCGCCGCGGCTGTCGTTCTTCTGGGCGATCGGCATGAACTTCTTCATGGAGGTCGCCAAACTGCGGGCGGCGCGCCTGCTGTGGGCGAAGCTGGTGAAGCAGTTCGACCCGCAGAACAGCAAGTCCCTGTCGCTGCGCACCCATTCGCAGACCTCGGGCTGGTCGCTGACCGCGCAGGACGTCTTCAACAACGTCACGCGCACCTGCGTCGAGGCGATGGCCGCGACCCAGGGCCACACGCAGTCGCTGCACACCAACGCCCTCGACGAGGCGCTCGCGCTGCCGACCGACTTCTCCGCGCGCATCGCCCGCAACACGCAGCTGCTGATCCAGCAGGAGTCCGGCACCACGCGGGTGATCGACCCGTGGGGCGGCAGCGCCTACGTGGAGCGGCTGACGTACGACCTCGCGCGCCGGGCCTGGCAGCACATCGAGGAGGTCGAGGCCGCGGGCGGCATGGCCAGGGCGATCGACGCCGGCATCCCGAAGCTGCGCATCGAGGAGGCCGCCGCCCGCACCCAGGCCCGTATCGACTCCGGGCGCCAGCCGGTGATCGGCGTCAACAAGTACCGTGTCGACAGCGACGAGCAGATCGACGTCCTGAAGGTCGACAACTCCTCCGTGCGCACGCAGCAGATCGAGAAGCTGCGCCGGCTGCGCGAGGAGCGGGACGACGTCGCGTGCCGGGCCGCTCTGGACGCGCTGACCCGGGCCGCCGGGGGCGAGGGCAATCTGCTGGAGCTGGCCGTGCACGCGGCCCGCGCGAAGGCCACGGTCGGCGAGATCTCCGACGCCCTGGAGAAGGTGTACGGCCGGCACGCGAGCCAGATCCGTACGATCTCCGGCGTGTACCGCAACGAAGCAGGGGAGTCGCCGTCCGTGGACCGCACCCGCGGCCTCGTGTCCGCGTTCGAGGAGGCCGAGGGCCGGCGGCCGCGCATCCTGGTCGCCAAGATGGGCCAGGACGGGCACGACCGCGGCCAGAAGGTGATCGCCACCGCCTTCGCCGACCTCGGCTTCGACGTCGACGTCGGCCCGCTGTTCCAGACCCCGGGCGAGGTGGCCCGGCAGGCCGTCGAGGCCGACGTGCACATCGTCGGGGTGTCGTCGCTGGCCGCCGGACACCTCACCCTGGTGCCGGCGCTGCGCGAGCAGCTCGCCGAGGAAGGACGCGAGGACATCATGATCGTCGTCGGTGGTGTCATCCCGCCGCAGGACGTGCCCACGCTCCTGGAGATGGGCGCGGCCGCCGTCTTCCCGCCGGGCACGGTCATCCCCGACGCCGCCTACGACCTCGTGAAGCGGCTGTCGGACGACCTCGGGCACGGCCTCTGA
- the meaB gene encoding methylmalonyl Co-A mutase-associated GTPase MeaB encodes MAIDLDTYVKGVLDGKRAIVARAITLVESTRPQHRALAQELLTELLPHSGRARRLGVSGVPGVGKSTFIDAFGTLLTSRGHRVAVLAVDPSSSRTGGSILGDKTRMERLAVDPAAFIRPSPTAGTLGGVAKATRESIVVMEAAGYDVVLVETVGVGQSETAVANMVDSFLLLTLARTGDQLQGIKKGVLELADVIAVNKADGPHERDARAAARELAGALRLMHGKDAAWAPPVLSCSARESSGLDTVWERLEQHRTVLDSTGRLAAKRRDQQVDWTWTMVRDELLGRLHSDPAVRALAPLLEQRVRDGELTATLAAERILATFADGDGPGGGAGDG; translated from the coding sequence ATGGCCATCGACCTCGACACGTATGTGAAGGGTGTACTCGACGGGAAGCGCGCGATCGTCGCGCGCGCCATCACCCTCGTCGAGTCCACCCGGCCCCAGCACCGGGCGCTGGCGCAGGAGCTGCTGACCGAGCTGCTCCCGCACAGCGGCAGGGCGCGCAGGCTCGGCGTCAGCGGAGTGCCCGGCGTGGGCAAGTCGACGTTCATCGACGCCTTCGGCACGCTGCTGACCTCGCGGGGCCACCGGGTGGCGGTGCTCGCCGTCGACCCCTCGTCCAGCCGCACCGGGGGCTCGATCCTGGGCGACAAGACCCGTATGGAACGTCTCGCGGTGGATCCGGCGGCGTTCATCCGCCCCTCCCCCACCGCGGGCACCCTCGGCGGCGTCGCCAAGGCCACGCGGGAGTCGATCGTGGTGATGGAGGCGGCCGGCTACGACGTCGTCCTCGTCGAGACGGTCGGCGTCGGCCAGTCCGAGACCGCGGTCGCCAACATGGTCGACTCCTTCCTGCTGCTCACCCTCGCCCGCACCGGCGACCAGCTGCAGGGCATCAAGAAGGGCGTCCTGGAGCTGGCCGACGTCATCGCCGTCAACAAGGCGGACGGCCCGCACGAGCGCGACGCCCGTGCCGCCGCCCGCGAGCTGGCGGGCGCGCTGCGGCTGATGCACGGCAAGGACGCCGCGTGGGCGCCGCCCGTGCTGAGCTGCAGCGCCCGGGAGTCGTCGGGACTGGACACCGTCTGGGAGCGCCTGGAACAGCACCGCACGGTGCTGGACTCCACCGGACGCCTGGCGGCCAAGCGGCGCGACCAGCAGGTCGACTGGACCTGGACGATGGTGCGCGACGAACTCCTCGGCCGGCTGCATTCCGACCCGGCGGTACGCGCCCTCGCCCCGCTCCTCGAACAGCGGGTCAGGGACGGCGAGCTGACGGCGACGCTCGCCGCCGAGCGCATCCTCGCGACGTTCGCGGACGGGGACGGCCCGGGCGGCGGGGCGGGCGACGGCTGA
- a CDS encoding glycoside hydrolase family 36 protein: MTTAVATDERSRIWSRPELGLHAVVDADGSVRLGRPDQDRACLVPLVEVTATGHGRRWSGERFIETSVGERLAYRGHETVHEDGRERTTIRLADPVTGLAAHVTLEAGGGGGGAVPGTGFLRAGVRLVNEGPAPLRLESVTTLTLGGIADADGSLDGLTLHWADNDWLAECRWRQAPYREQVVSLSRSAHGHEGRGCFERYSQGSWSTGRHLPVAGITDRDGRAWLWQIESSAGWRFETGEREGSAYVALFGPDDAHHQWHHTLAPGQEFHTVPAVLVRTESGGLDAAFGILTDHRRGIRRDHPDHRALPVIYNDYMNTLMGDPTTEKLLPLIEAAADAGAEVFVVDAGWYDDDAQGWWDAVGAWEAAPDRFPGGIGEVLDAVRQRGMTPGLWLEPEVVGVRSPLARTLPPEAFFRRGGVRVTEHGRHHLDLRHPAARAHLDRVVDRIVGDWGVGYLKLDYNINIGPGTEGGTDGGGGPESAGAGLLGHHRAHLDWMASLLDRHPRLVLENCGSGGLRMDYAQLAVTQLQSTSDQQDFLRYPPIAAAAATAVAPEQAAIWAYPQPEHSPDEIAFTLTGALLGRVHLSGFLDLMDDDRFALVRSAIGVYKDIRPQIAGAHPFWPLGLPSWEDAWLAHGLRGRESTFLTVWRRGAGDERRALTLPHLRGVRLTPEVLYPGSSDATARWDADAAVLTVRLPRPDTVVLLRWDAAR, from the coding sequence TTGACCACTGCCGTCGCGACAGACGAGAGGTCCCGTATCTGGTCCCGTCCGGAACTCGGACTGCACGCCGTGGTGGACGCCGACGGATCGGTGCGACTGGGCAGACCCGACCAGGACCGGGCCTGCCTGGTCCCCCTCGTCGAGGTGACCGCCACCGGCCACGGACGCCGGTGGTCGGGCGAACGCTTCATCGAGACGTCCGTCGGCGAACGCCTGGCCTACCGCGGCCATGAGACGGTCCACGAGGACGGCCGGGAACGCACGACGATCCGGCTGGCGGACCCCGTGACCGGCCTCGCCGCCCATGTCACCCTCGAGGCGGGCGGGGGCGGGGGCGGGGCGGTTCCCGGCACCGGGTTCCTGCGGGCCGGGGTGCGCCTTGTCAATGAGGGCCCCGCGCCGCTCCGGCTGGAGAGCGTGACCACGCTGACCCTCGGCGGCATCGCGGACGCGGACGGATCGCTCGACGGTCTCACCCTGCACTGGGCCGACAACGACTGGCTCGCCGAATGCCGCTGGCGGCAGGCCCCCTACCGCGAGCAGGTCGTTTCGCTGAGCCGGTCCGCCCACGGCCACGAGGGACGCGGCTGCTTCGAGCGGTACTCGCAGGGCAGCTGGTCCACCGGCCGCCACCTCCCCGTAGCGGGAATCACCGACCGGGACGGACGGGCGTGGCTGTGGCAGATCGAGTCCAGCGCGGGCTGGCGCTTCGAGACCGGTGAGCGCGAAGGCTCCGCCTACGTCGCCCTGTTCGGCCCCGACGACGCCCACCACCAGTGGCACCACACCCTCGCGCCCGGCCAGGAGTTCCACACCGTGCCCGCCGTCCTCGTCCGGACGGAGAGCGGCGGGCTGGACGCAGCCTTCGGGATCCTCACGGACCACCGCCGCGGCATACGACGCGACCACCCCGACCACCGCGCGCTCCCGGTGATCTACAACGACTACATGAACACCCTCATGGGCGACCCCACCACCGAGAAGCTGCTCCCGCTGATCGAGGCCGCGGCCGACGCCGGCGCGGAGGTCTTCGTCGTCGACGCCGGCTGGTACGACGACGACGCCCAGGGCTGGTGGGACGCCGTCGGCGCCTGGGAGGCCGCCCCCGACCGCTTCCCCGGCGGCATCGGAGAGGTCCTGGACGCCGTCCGGCAGCGCGGTATGACGCCGGGGCTGTGGCTGGAGCCCGAGGTCGTCGGCGTGCGCAGCCCGCTGGCCCGCACCCTGCCGCCCGAGGCGTTCTTCCGGCGCGGCGGGGTGCGCGTCACCGAACACGGGCGGCACCACCTGGACCTGCGGCACCCCGCCGCCCGCGCCCATCTCGACCGGGTGGTCGACCGGATCGTCGGCGACTGGGGCGTCGGCTACCTGAAGCTCGACTACAACATCAACATCGGCCCCGGCACGGAGGGCGGAACCGACGGTGGCGGCGGCCCCGAGAGCGCGGGCGCCGGACTGCTCGGGCACCACCGCGCCCACCTCGACTGGATGGCCTCGCTGCTCGACCGGCACCCCCGTCTCGTCCTGGAGAACTGCGGATCGGGCGGCCTGCGCATGGACTACGCGCAGTTGGCGGTGACGCAACTGCAGTCCACCAGCGACCAGCAGGACTTCCTGCGCTATCCGCCGATCGCCGCTGCGGCCGCCACCGCCGTCGCACCCGAGCAGGCGGCCATCTGGGCCTACCCCCAGCCGGAGCACAGTCCTGACGAGATCGCCTTCACCCTCACCGGCGCACTCCTCGGCCGGGTCCACCTCTCCGGATTCCTCGACCTCATGGACGACGACCGGTTCGCCCTCGTACGCTCCGCGATCGGCGTGTACAAGGACATCCGGCCGCAGATCGCCGGCGCCCACCCCTTCTGGCCGCTCGGGCTGCCCTCCTGGGAGGACGCCTGGCTCGCGCACGGGCTGCGGGGCCGGGAGTCCACGTTCCTGACGGTGTGGCGCCGGGGCGCCGGCGACGAGCGGCGCGCACTGACCCTGCCCCATCTGCGGGGCGTCCGCCTGACACCGGAGGTGCTGTACCCGGGCTCCTCCGACGCCACCGCCCGATGGGACGCCGACGCGGCCGTCCTCACCGTCCGCCTGCCCCGCCCCGACACCGTCGTGCTGCTGCGATGGGACGCCGCCCGCTGA
- a CDS encoding LacI family DNA-binding transcriptional regulator, producing the protein MSVTGHTSFGGRVDRPPGQQKAASIRDVARAADVSYQTVSRVINSHPSVRDETRKRVQEAIDALGFRRNATAFALARGVTRSVTVLTSDTLLHGYAATLQGLEEESRAAGFTLGVRLLTPEDDLDQTIAAAADTGGGLVVIGYDRLGAAALDRVPAHVPCAAVVEAPPPGRTPGRPAVWVDDRAAARAATEHLLALGHTTVHYVAIPASTGNRRSAGPRAEGWRQALQAAGVAAPAPSGRGWDAQAGYRAGRKLARNREVTAILCGNDDLALGVLRALHHAGRRVPEDVSVIGFDDAPHSAFVTPSLTTVRMDFQGLGRAAFGLLRAQLDSDRQSPAPAPVETTLVLRESSGPRTA; encoded by the coding sequence ATGTCAGTGACCGGTCACACAAGCTTCGGCGGCCGGGTCGACCGCCCTCCGGGGCAGCAGAAGGCCGCCAGCATTCGCGACGTCGCCCGGGCGGCGGACGTCTCCTACCAGACCGTCTCGAGGGTCATCAACAGCCACCCGAGCGTGCGGGACGAGACGCGCAAGCGCGTGCAGGAAGCCATCGACGCCCTGGGCTTCAGGCGCAACGCCACCGCGTTCGCCCTGGCCAGAGGTGTCACCCGGTCGGTCACCGTCCTCACGTCGGACACCCTCCTGCACGGCTACGCAGCCACCCTGCAAGGCCTGGAGGAGGAGTCCCGGGCGGCGGGCTTCACGCTCGGCGTGCGCCTGCTGACCCCCGAGGACGATCTGGACCAGACGATCGCCGCGGCCGCCGACACCGGCGGCGGGCTCGTGGTGATCGGATACGACCGCCTCGGCGCCGCCGCCCTGGACCGCGTGCCGGCGCACGTGCCCTGCGCGGCGGTGGTCGAGGCGCCGCCGCCGGGCCGGACGCCGGGCCGCCCGGCGGTGTGGGTGGACGACCGCGCCGCGGCCCGTGCCGCCACCGAACATCTGCTGGCGCTCGGACACACGACTGTGCACTACGTAGCGATTCCCGCCTCGACCGGAAACCGGCGCTCGGCGGGCCCTCGCGCCGAGGGATGGCGTCAGGCTCTCCAAGCGGCCGGCGTCGCCGCCCCCGCGCCGTCCGGCAGGGGCTGGGACGCCCAGGCCGGATACCGGGCCGGGCGGAAGCTCGCCCGGAACCGGGAGGTCACCGCGATCCTGTGCGGCAACGACGACCTGGCCCTCGGCGTCCTGCGCGCTCTGCACCACGCGGGCCGCCGGGTTCCGGAGGACGTCAGCGTCATCGGCTTCGACGACGCCCCGCACTCCGCTTTCGTCACACCGTCCCTCACCACGGTCCGCATGGACTTCCAAGGACTGGGCCGCGCCGCCTTCGGGCTGCTGCGCGCCCAGCTCGACAGCGACCGGCAGTCGCCCGCGCCGGCGCCGGTCGAGACCACCCTCGTCCTCCGGGAGAGCTCGGGGCCCAGAACCGCTTGA